In the Helianthus annuus cultivar XRQ/B chromosome 11, HanXRQr2.0-SUNRISE, whole genome shotgun sequence genome, one interval contains:
- the LOC110888244 gene encoding uncharacterized protein LOC110888244 produces MKAFRAKSLTSKEVQGDNQEQYSRLRDYIMELQSANPDTTVHIEVESKPNPDSTTRVFKRIYICLGPLKLGFKECGRDILGLDGAFLKGSQQGQVLVAVGLDSNNGLYPLAYAIAEAENKDSWTWFLECLKDDLALQNNSRFTFISDRQKGLIPALEKVFPAAEHRFCLRHIHQNMKLKWRCKGFKDCLWACATARTVPEFREKMEELKKFNEEAYNWLAQIPPKHWSRSHFTGWAQSDVLLNNMCEVLNAKTVEGREKPIISCLEYLREYLMKRIVNVMKVQHQCKGPLTPKITEILDEIKKAAAQCTVKWCGDSRWQVQGTLGQYVVNIEQKVCTCRRWEISGIPCKHAVAVNWDMAAHKQQVGPPEDWVHPCYYLDTWKKAYAYKVGPINGPKLWPISPVPTTLTPPLHHKEAGRPKKKRRRDQVEVENAMEKKGKLTRKGGTVTCKKCNVKGHNSRSCKEPKKGKATEGGSANDVVAAVGSAGGSAAEE; encoded by the exons ATGAAAGCATTTAGGGCAAAGTCTCTTACTTCAAaagaagttcaaggtgacaaccAGGAACAATATTCAAGGTTAAGGGATTACATAATGGAGCTTCAAAGTGCAAATCCAGACACAACAGTGCACATTGAAGTTGAGTCTAAACCCAACCCAGATTCTACAACAAGGGTTTTCAAGAGAATCTACATTTGCTTGGGTCCACTGAAGCTAGGTTTCAAGGAATGTGGGAGGGACATACTAGGCTTAGATGGAGCTTTCTTGAAGGGTTCACAACAGGGTCAGGTATTAGTTGCAGTAGGCTTGGATTCCAACAATGGACTCTATCCACTGGCCTATGCAATTGCAGAAGCAGAGAACAAGGATTCCTGGACATGGTTTCTAGAATGTCTCAAAGATGATCTAGCATTACAAAACAACTCAAGGTTTACCTTCATTTCTGATAGACAAAAG GGCCTTATTCCTGCACTTGAAAAGGTATTCCCTGCTGCAGAACACAGGTTCTGCCTTAGGCATATTCACCAAAATATGAAGTTAAAATGGAGGTGCAAAGGCTTTAAAGATTGCTTATGGGCATGTGCAACAGCCAGAACAG TACCTGAGTTTAGGGAAAAAATGGAAGAGTTGAAGAAGTTCAATGAGGAAGCATACAACTGGTTGGCACAAATTCCACCAAAGCATTGGTCTAGATCTCACTTCACAG GTTGGGCACAATCTGATGTTCTACTGAACAACATGTGCGAAGTTTTAAATGCCAAAACTGTTGAAGGGAGGGAAAAGCCAATCATTTCATGCTTGGAATATCTTAGGGAGTATTTGATGAAGAGAATAGTCAATGTGATGAAGGTGCAACATCAGTGTAAGGGCCCCCTCACACCAAAGATAACAGAGATTTTAGATGAAATCAAAAAGGCTGCAGCCCAATGCACTGTGAAATGGTGTGGTGATAGTAGGTGGCAGGTACAAGGGACTCTTGGGCAGTATGTTGTGAACATCGAACAAAAGGTTTGCACATGTAGGAGGTGGGAAATTTCTGGAATACCATGTAAGCATGCTGTAGCTGTTAACTGGGATATGGCTGCACACAAACAACAGGTTGGGCCACCTGAGGATTGGGTCCATCCATGCTACTATCTGGACACTTGGAAAAAGGCTTATGCCTACAAGGTTGGTCCCATCAATGGTCCCAAACTCTGGCCAATATCACCAGTTCCAACAACATTGACCCCTCCACTTCACCACAAAGAAGCTGGCAGGCCAAAGAAAAAGAGGAGAAGAGACCAAGTGGAGGTTGAAAATGCCATGGAGAAGAAAGGTAAGCTGACAAGAAAGGGTGGGACTGTAACCTgtaagaaatgcaatgtgaaggGGCATAATTCAAGAAGCTGTAAGGAGCCAAAGAAAGGAAAGGCAACTGAAGGTGGTTCTGCAAATGATGTGGTAGCTGCTGTTGGTTCTGCTGGTGGTTCTGCAGCTGAAGAATAG